A single window of Pungitius pungitius chromosome 20, fPunPun2.1, whole genome shotgun sequence DNA harbors:
- the scml4 gene encoding sex comb on midleg-like protein 4 isoform X2: MPRAPRCSQPAAEERIPAAELRRRVTGSLCAPFQLSLVWMEISGIKLSRKGLMFTKCNIEAHFHEQRVIRIPIDDILLRAPRGPFQHVDPYSCFFFFLLLSLFLQCDASHLPVAPCEGMRLRGRRDFYPDSYLQLAPPPPSPVAWLPGVLSKGVRLRLRLDRLDNRGRGCWQLVDSEEESEPVGPRGRANDTCAQSLMSTLYAGSEMQSPALGPQFAAGPQGKVPGRKRGRPPIRKLEFQGHYAETMSPLKVPKKRGRKPGFKLKPRMVMSPLANSPPSSTPGPEMGSIPQDAAIVPHSATPQVLTETSMPDDFLCDPPADSKRYAVDPSDSAFNVMTSQYPPKHSYGHRGSSCSTPMGLCRQASSPGNFQDANRSAYSPMPDSADCKRPAGKDPSGWNVEEVVRFIKDADPQALGPHADAFRKHEIDGDALLLLKSEMMMKYLGLKLGPALKLCYHIDRLKQNRL; encoded by the exons ATGCCGAGAGCTCCCCGGTGCTCACAGCCCGCTGCGGAGGAACGGATCCCCGCCGCTGAATTGAGGCGTCGAGTCACAG GCAGCCTATGTGCTCCATTTCAACTCTCATTGGTGTGGATGGAAATCTCTGGAATTAAATTATCAAGGAAAGGTTTgatgtttacaaaatgtaatatcGAAGCACATTTTCACGAGCAGAGGGTGATTAGAATCCCAATCGATGACATTTTATTACGGGCGCCCCGTGGACCCTTCCAGCATGTTGATCcatattcctgtttttttttttttttattgctgtctctctttctccagtgTGATGCATCTCACCTTCCCGTGGCGCCCTGCGAGGGCATGAGGCTGCGAGGCCGGAGGGATTTCTACCCCGACTCCTACCTGCAACTGGCCCCTCCTCCACCTAGTCCTGTTGCCTGGTTGCCCGGGGTCCTCAGCAAGGGAGTACGCCTTCGCCTGCGCTTGGATCGCCTTGACAACCGTGGGCGGGGCTGCTGGCAGCTGGTGGACTCGGAGGAGGAGTCAGAGCCAGTTGGGCCGAGGGGCCGGGCCAACGACACCTGCGCTCAAA GTCTGATGAGTACGTTGTACGCCGGCTCAGAGATGCAGAGTCCCGCTCTCGGCCCCCAGTTCGCAGCGGGGCCCCAGGGCAAGGTGCCCGGCAGGAAGAGAGGACGGCCTCCCATCCGTAAACTGGAGTTCCAGGGCCACTACGCTGAGACCATGTCGCCTCTCAAGGTGCCGAAGAAGAGAGGCAGAAAGCCCGGCTTTAAG ctgAAGCCCAGGATGGTGATGTCCCCACTAGCTAACTCTCCTCCCAGCAGCACACCGGGACCCGAGATGGGCTCCATCCCTCAGGATGCTGCCATTGTCCCCCACTCTGCCACACCACAGGTCCTGACAG AGACGTCGATGCCCGACGACTTCTTGTGTGACCCACCGGCGGACTCCAAGCGGTACGCCGTGGACCCCAGCGACTCCGCCTTCAATGTCATGACATCACAGTACCCACCGAAGCACTCCTACGGTCACCGTGGCAGCAGTTGCTCCACCCCCATGGGCCTGTGCAGACAAGCGTCGAGCCCCGGAAACTTCCAGGATGCAAACAGGAGTG CTTACAGTCCAATGCCAGACTCGGCAGATTGCAAGCGCCCCGCCGGCAAGGACCCGTCCGGCTGGAACGTTGAGGAGGTTGTTCGGTTCATCAAAGACGCTGACCCCCAAGCCCTGGGACCCCACGCCGATGCGTTCAGGAAGCAT GAGATAGACGGAGACGCTCTGCTCTTGCTGAAAagtgagatgatgatgaagtatCTGGGGCTGAAGCTGGGACCTGCACTTAAACTCTGTTACCACATTGACAGGCTTAAACAGAACCGTTTGTGA
- the scml4 gene encoding sex comb on midleg-like protein 4 isoform X1: protein MPRAPRCSQPAAEERIPAAELRRRVTGSLCAPFQLSLVWMEISGIKLSRKGLMFTKCNIEAHFHEQRVIRIPIDDILLRAPRGPFQHVDPYSCFFFFLLLSLFLQCDASHLPVAPCEGMRLRGRRDFYPDSYLQLAPPPPSPVAWLPGVLSKGVRLRLRLDRLDNRGRGCWQLVDSEEESEPVGPRGRANDTCAQSLMSTLYAGSEMQSPALGPQFAAGPQGKVPGRKRGRPPIRKLEFQGHYAETMSPLKVPKKRGRKPGFKLKPRMVMSPLANSPPSSTPGPEMGSIPQDAAIVPHSATPQVLTAETSMPDDFLCDPPADSKRYAVDPSDSAFNVMTSQYPPKHSYGHRGSSCSTPMGLCRQASSPGNFQDANRSAYSPMPDSADCKRPAGKDPSGWNVEEVVRFIKDADPQALGPHADAFRKHEIDGDALLLLKSEMMMKYLGLKLGPALKLCYHIDRLKQNRL from the exons ATGCCGAGAGCTCCCCGGTGCTCACAGCCCGCTGCGGAGGAACGGATCCCCGCCGCTGAATTGAGGCGTCGAGTCACAG GCAGCCTATGTGCTCCATTTCAACTCTCATTGGTGTGGATGGAAATCTCTGGAATTAAATTATCAAGGAAAGGTTTgatgtttacaaaatgtaatatcGAAGCACATTTTCACGAGCAGAGGGTGATTAGAATCCCAATCGATGACATTTTATTACGGGCGCCCCGTGGACCCTTCCAGCATGTTGATCcatattcctgtttttttttttttttattgctgtctctctttctccagtgTGATGCATCTCACCTTCCCGTGGCGCCCTGCGAGGGCATGAGGCTGCGAGGCCGGAGGGATTTCTACCCCGACTCCTACCTGCAACTGGCCCCTCCTCCACCTAGTCCTGTTGCCTGGTTGCCCGGGGTCCTCAGCAAGGGAGTACGCCTTCGCCTGCGCTTGGATCGCCTTGACAACCGTGGGCGGGGCTGCTGGCAGCTGGTGGACTCGGAGGAGGAGTCAGAGCCAGTTGGGCCGAGGGGCCGGGCCAACGACACCTGCGCTCAAA GTCTGATGAGTACGTTGTACGCCGGCTCAGAGATGCAGAGTCCCGCTCTCGGCCCCCAGTTCGCAGCGGGGCCCCAGGGCAAGGTGCCCGGCAGGAAGAGAGGACGGCCTCCCATCCGTAAACTGGAGTTCCAGGGCCACTACGCTGAGACCATGTCGCCTCTCAAGGTGCCGAAGAAGAGAGGCAGAAAGCCCGGCTTTAAG ctgAAGCCCAGGATGGTGATGTCCCCACTAGCTAACTCTCCTCCCAGCAGCACACCGGGACCCGAGATGGGCTCCATCCCTCAGGATGCTGCCATTGTCCCCCACTCTGCCACACCACAGGTCCTGACAG CAGAGACGTCGATGCCCGACGACTTCTTGTGTGACCCACCGGCGGACTCCAAGCGGTACGCCGTGGACCCCAGCGACTCCGCCTTCAATGTCATGACATCACAGTACCCACCGAAGCACTCCTACGGTCACCGTGGCAGCAGTTGCTCCACCCCCATGGGCCTGTGCAGACAAGCGTCGAGCCCCGGAAACTTCCAGGATGCAAACAGGAGTG CTTACAGTCCAATGCCAGACTCGGCAGATTGCAAGCGCCCCGCCGGCAAGGACCCGTCCGGCTGGAACGTTGAGGAGGTTGTTCGGTTCATCAAAGACGCTGACCCCCAAGCCCTGGGACCCCACGCCGATGCGTTCAGGAAGCAT GAGATAGACGGAGACGCTCTGCTCTTGCTGAAAagtgagatgatgatgaagtatCTGGGGCTGAAGCTGGGACCTGCACTTAAACTCTGTTACCACATTGACAGGCTTAAACAGAACCGTTTGTGA
- the scml4 gene encoding sex comb on midleg-like protein 4 isoform X3: MRLRGRRDFYPDSYLQLAPPPPSPVAWLPGVLSKGVRLRLRLDRLDNRGRGCWQLVDSEEESEPVGPRGRANDTCAQSLMSTLYAGSEMQSPALGPQFAAGPQGKVPGRKRGRPPIRKLEFQGHYAETMSPLKVPKKRGRKPGFKLKPRMVMSPLANSPPSSTPGPEMGSIPQDAAIVPHSATPQVLTAETSMPDDFLCDPPADSKRYAVDPSDSAFNVMTSQYPPKHSYGHRGSSCSTPMGLCRQASSPGNFQDANRSAYSPMPDSADCKRPAGKDPSGWNVEEVVRFIKDADPQALGPHADAFRKHEIDGDALLLLKSEMMMKYLGLKLGPALKLCYHIDRLKQNRL, encoded by the exons ATGAGGCTGCGAGGCCGGAGGGATTTCTACCCCGACTCCTACCTGCAACTGGCCCCTCCTCCACCTAGTCCTGTTGCCTGGTTGCCCGGGGTCCTCAGCAAGGGAGTACGCCTTCGCCTGCGCTTGGATCGCCTTGACAACCGTGGGCGGGGCTGCTGGCAGCTGGTGGACTCGGAGGAGGAGTCAGAGCCAGTTGGGCCGAGGGGCCGGGCCAACGACACCTGCGCTCAAA GTCTGATGAGTACGTTGTACGCCGGCTCAGAGATGCAGAGTCCCGCTCTCGGCCCCCAGTTCGCAGCGGGGCCCCAGGGCAAGGTGCCCGGCAGGAAGAGAGGACGGCCTCCCATCCGTAAACTGGAGTTCCAGGGCCACTACGCTGAGACCATGTCGCCTCTCAAGGTGCCGAAGAAGAGAGGCAGAAAGCCCGGCTTTAAG ctgAAGCCCAGGATGGTGATGTCCCCACTAGCTAACTCTCCTCCCAGCAGCACACCGGGACCCGAGATGGGCTCCATCCCTCAGGATGCTGCCATTGTCCCCCACTCTGCCACACCACAGGTCCTGACAG CAGAGACGTCGATGCCCGACGACTTCTTGTGTGACCCACCGGCGGACTCCAAGCGGTACGCCGTGGACCCCAGCGACTCCGCCTTCAATGTCATGACATCACAGTACCCACCGAAGCACTCCTACGGTCACCGTGGCAGCAGTTGCTCCACCCCCATGGGCCTGTGCAGACAAGCGTCGAGCCCCGGAAACTTCCAGGATGCAAACAGGAGTG CTTACAGTCCAATGCCAGACTCGGCAGATTGCAAGCGCCCCGCCGGCAAGGACCCGTCCGGCTGGAACGTTGAGGAGGTTGTTCGGTTCATCAAAGACGCTGACCCCCAAGCCCTGGGACCCCACGCCGATGCGTTCAGGAAGCAT GAGATAGACGGAGACGCTCTGCTCTTGCTGAAAagtgagatgatgatgaagtatCTGGGGCTGAAGCTGGGACCTGCACTTAAACTCTGTTACCACATTGACAGGCTTAAACAGAACCGTTTGTGA
- the scml4 gene encoding sex comb on midleg-like protein 4 isoform X4 has protein sequence MQGCRRLDSVSWLQSTVERRQRVEQPSGDYSGTTRRLHGLMSTLYAGSEMQSPALGPQFAAGPQGKVPGRKRGRPPIRKLEFQGHYAETMSPLKVPKKRGRKPGFKLKPRMVMSPLANSPPSSTPGPEMGSIPQDAAIVPHSATPQVLTAETSMPDDFLCDPPADSKRYAVDPSDSAFNVMTSQYPPKHSYGHRGSSCSTPMGLCRQASSPGNFQDANRSAYSPMPDSADCKRPAGKDPSGWNVEEVVRFIKDADPQALGPHADAFRKHEIDGDALLLLKSEMMMKYLGLKLGPALKLCYHIDRLKQNRL, from the exons atgCAGGGTTGCCGGCGTCTCGACAGTGTGAGCTGGCTGCAGAGCACCGTGGAGCGGAGGCAGCGTGTGGAGCAGCCATCAGGGGATTATTCAGGGACCACCCGGCGGCTGCATG GTCTGATGAGTACGTTGTACGCCGGCTCAGAGATGCAGAGTCCCGCTCTCGGCCCCCAGTTCGCAGCGGGGCCCCAGGGCAAGGTGCCCGGCAGGAAGAGAGGACGGCCTCCCATCCGTAAACTGGAGTTCCAGGGCCACTACGCTGAGACCATGTCGCCTCTCAAGGTGCCGAAGAAGAGAGGCAGAAAGCCCGGCTTTAAG ctgAAGCCCAGGATGGTGATGTCCCCACTAGCTAACTCTCCTCCCAGCAGCACACCGGGACCCGAGATGGGCTCCATCCCTCAGGATGCTGCCATTGTCCCCCACTCTGCCACACCACAGGTCCTGACAG CAGAGACGTCGATGCCCGACGACTTCTTGTGTGACCCACCGGCGGACTCCAAGCGGTACGCCGTGGACCCCAGCGACTCCGCCTTCAATGTCATGACATCACAGTACCCACCGAAGCACTCCTACGGTCACCGTGGCAGCAGTTGCTCCACCCCCATGGGCCTGTGCAGACAAGCGTCGAGCCCCGGAAACTTCCAGGATGCAAACAGGAGTG CTTACAGTCCAATGCCAGACTCGGCAGATTGCAAGCGCCCCGCCGGCAAGGACCCGTCCGGCTGGAACGTTGAGGAGGTTGTTCGGTTCATCAAAGACGCTGACCCCCAAGCCCTGGGACCCCACGCCGATGCGTTCAGGAAGCAT GAGATAGACGGAGACGCTCTGCTCTTGCTGAAAagtgagatgatgatgaagtatCTGGGGCTGAAGCTGGGACCTGCACTTAAACTCTGTTACCACATTGACAGGCTTAAACAGAACCGTTTGTGA
- the LOC119195384 gene encoding mitoregulin-like, translating into MAEISERTLQVAVVVSFAAGFAAGWQANRMRRQFLDWRKKRLQAKLSETQKKLDLA; encoded by the coding sequence ATGGCCGAAATTTCGGAGAGGACACTACAAGTCGCTGTCGTGGTCTCCTTCGCCGCCGGCTTTGCGGCGGGATGGCAGGCGAACAGAATGAGGAGACAGTTTCTGGACTGGAGGAAGAAGCGGCTGCAAGCCAAACTGTCAGAGACTCAGAAGAAGCTGGATTTGGCTTGA